The Oncorhynchus kisutch isolate 150728-3 unplaced genomic scaffold, Okis_V2 scaffold4017, whole genome shotgun sequence nucleotide sequence TATCATATATTTACCCCATATCACCtgaacacacctgtatttgacatCGCCGCTGAGGCCGTCGTTTCCATGGGAACCAGGTAGATCCCGTCTCCGAGGGGGATGGCAGGGAGGAGCCGTATTGCCATGGAGATGTGACAGCAGACGTAGTCGGAACGCGGTGTGAGGCGGAGCTGCACACGGTCGTCGGCGAGTGCCAGACTCAGCGTACAGCGCTGCTCGAAAGGGTAGCGCACGGTTGCTAGGCAACGCTGGACCGCCGGGTAGAACCAACGGAGGACGGAGTCCGGGGTCAGGCGATAGACtccgccccctcctcctcctccttctcctgacaCTGCCGTGACCCCTGACAATGAGCTCGATGACCTTTCGGGCAACCCCCGAGAAGGGTGCATTCGTAAAAAGGTGTCAGTGAAGTTGCGGTGTTTTCGTAGCCAGTCCCCACGGCGAGGCGTCTCTAGACTGCACCGCGGCACGCCGCTCCACCCACCGTCCTCTGAGCTTTCCCCTTTCATCTCTTCCTTCACCTCGTCCTTCAAGACTTCCTTCCCTTCTTCTTGGACCTCTGTCTGCTCCTCCACCTTGCTGTCGTCCTTCAAGACTTTCACTTTATTGCTTCTTACCCTCATCATGTTCCCCTTCCCCgacctcctccctttctctttaacctcccccctctcccccctcacatCCTCCTTGCCCTCCCCCTTCCCCGACCTCCTCCCGTTCTCTTTAACCTCCCCCATCTGCTCCCTCACATCCTCCTTGCCCTCCCCCTTCCCTGACTTTCTCCTATTCTCTTTAACCTCCCCCCTCTGCTCCCTCACATCCTCCTTGCCCTCCCTATTCCCTGACTTTCTCCTATTCTCTTTAACCTCCCCCCTCTGCTCCCTCACATCCTCCTTGCCCTCCCCCTTCCCTGACTTTCTCCTATTCTCTATAACCTCCACCCTCTTGTTATTTTCCTCAGCTCTCTTGTCCCCCTTCTCTTTTTTCCCCTCCCCCCTCACATCCCTCTtgccctcccccttctcctctcctctctcatccttcttctcctcccccctcctctcccccctgtatACTCGTGGCTCCAGTCTGAGTTCTCGGGGTATCTTCAGAGGTACCAGGATGTCATAGTAGTCTGGAGCGCCCACCTTGTGCTCCTCGTATGAACTGCCCACCTGCAACCAGACCAGACAAACAAGGATTTTGtgagtcccaaattgcaccctaattCCCGAGAAGTATGTTTACGTACCATCAACTCTCTTAACTAATTAATCATTTAACTACAAAAAGAGAAAATGTTATCTTCCGAAACTCACCTGCAGGAAGTCCTCCCCGGAACGCCAGAGAGGACTCTGGGATACCTCCAGTGGCACGTCCGGCTCTGACCAGCTCCCCGACCAGTTTGGCCACGTGGGCCTTGCTGTGCCCCAGGACGTGAGGAGACAGACGCACCCAGCGCTCGTAGTAGTCCTCCAGGACCTCTCGACGAGACCAACCCGATTTCAGAGCCCCGTCAGCGGCCTCGAGAGGCACCCTCTGGGGCCCCCCTGGGTGGGTGGAGCAGTACCTGTAGTTACACATTGATAGTTCAATGAGGGACCGACAGCATTATGAGTATTATTACAAGTTTTCAAAAGCAGAAGCAAAAATCACCGTAGTAAccgtgcaagagagagagagagagagagagagagacagagagacagagagagagagagagagagagagagagagagagagagagagagagagacagagagacagagagagagagagagagagagagagagagagagagagagagagagagagagagagagagagagagagagagagagagagagagacagagagagagagagagagagagagagagagacagagagacagagagagagagagagagagagagagagggagagagagagagagagagagagacagagagagagagagagagagagagagagagagagagagagagagagagagagagagagaggaaaatcaCCTACCTGGAGTTGACAGCCCCCCTAGACGCAactatgacaaaacaaccaaccaaaacgggtcacaactcctgcagctctgttgcacgctgggtatgtacgtAGTCAATAGTAGGCTTCGATGGGACTCTCACGGTAgatacacctatagctcatcgcttggcagtagtactgtagactactttatcactgaactcaacccagagtctctcagagggtCCACAGTCAACCCcctcagatcacagcaaaatcacagtctacttgaacagagcaatactcaatcatgaggcatcaaagccaacgGAACggagtaatattaagaaatgctttAGAAGGAAGGAATgtagtgtagaaacctaccaaaaaactaaTTCAATCCCTtgtagacaacttcctggacaaaatgtttcaccATAATAGTGAAGGTGTGAACCTGGCAATAGAAaaccttttagacaacttcctggacaaaacgtttcaccgtaatagtgaaggtgtgaacctggcagtagaaaaccttttagacaacttcctggacaaaacgtttcaccgtaatagtgaaggtgtgaaCCTGCCAGTAGAAaaccttttagacaacttcctggacaaaatgtttcaccgtaatagtgaaggtgtgaacctggcagtagaaaaccttttagacaacttcctggacaaaatgtttcaccgtaatagtgaaggtgtgaacctggcagtagaaaacctaaacagtatatctGACCTCTCACCCTACTGAATCTAAACATATCAAGCAAACAACCTAAGAAAGacattgagaaacctgtccaaccaaaagcatagagacccagaaaacctgagccttcaCAGTGGTGAAGCCCTAAAACAATTCATAAACACACtgcggaaaaagaaggaacaacaCG carries:
- the LOC116373081 gene encoding LOW QUALITY PROTEIN: inositol 1,4,5-trisphosphate receptor-interacting protein-like 2 (The sequence of the model RefSeq protein was modified relative to this genomic sequence to represent the inferred CDS: deleted 1 base in 1 codon), giving the protein MSVYTLNLRVFWPLLTCVLTCLVFHHHITHWLSPESGPESGPDPGYEAGTEPCSDQGPPVFFSLIKLLLACVLCYLFIRYCSTHPGGPQRVPLEAADGALKSGWSRREVLEDYYERWVRLSPHVLGHSKAHVAKLVGELVRAGRATGGIPESSLAFRGDFLQVGSSYEEHKVGAPDYYDILVPLKIPRELRLEPRVYRGERRGEEKKDERGEEKGEGKRDVRGEGKKEKGDKRAEENNKRVEVIENRRKSGKGEGKEDVREQRGEVKENRRKSGNREGKEDVREQRGEVKENRRKSGKGEGKEDVREQMGEVKENGRRSGKGEGKEDVRGERGEVKEKGRRSGKGNMMRVRSNKVKVLKDDSKVEEQTEVQEEGKEVLKDEVKEEMKGESSEDGGWSGVPRCSLETPRRGDWLRKHRNFTDTFLRMHPSRGLPERSSSSLSGVTAVSGEGGGGGGGVYRLTPDSVLRWFYPAVQRCLATVRYPFEQRCTLSLALADDRVQLRLTPRSDYVCCHISMAIRLLPAIPLGDGIYLVPMETTASAAMSNTDQHQNQQSDERDLWTLFFPRQEQRLLGWLRGRSPQPSCHLKVLQLTKALRDLGGQALDSHRGALWRSVLSSYTLKTAWLRLLLSSPAEAWEDRHLVARMEELVRSLRESLQNRALDHLFLGSDSSSILPDSVALPKLVKEAVGAPVGGPVEGSGGCLGVRRGTSGQVWTQPRWT